Proteins from one Choloepus didactylus isolate mChoDid1 chromosome 4, mChoDid1.pri, whole genome shotgun sequence genomic window:
- the LOC119531219 gene encoding spidroin-2-like has protein sequence MSTPTGRPGFQFWREQILLQNTRTLGPVRAPGGLRRFRAWSASGPDPWAGRRRWGAISPTRRVREPGLAAGGALGGGARQHAHSTPAAHSPHEVGFVSPPVPSPPGKQQRSTPRGKGGTGRRRLGAPRPRRSPTGRVSAGGRRAPDSALRQPSHRGARVPLRAPGLSGPGSGGAQGPGRGHRAAGSGRGSAAPDRQQHGRRQHWADEGCSAAGRSGFAAPAKPGRKDRGAGRVSPEAGAVTAGGRSWRRGTKPWRAPGALVPGEQPVQADRATQNPGASRGFRAWLSSGRRRPRRLRAEVPLAASPARPSPTRLHSGPRRACAPSPP, from the coding sequence GGTTCCAGTTTTGGAGAGAACAAATTCTTCTACAGAACACACGCACGCTCGGACCCGTGCGCGCCCCAGGGGGCTTGAGGCGATTCCGGGCCTGGTCAGCCTCGGGCCCCGACCCCTGGGCGGGAAGGCGACGGTGGGGGGCGATTTCTCCGACGCGACGAGTCCGGGAGCCAGGCCTCGCAGCTGGCGGGGCGCTGGGAGGGGGCGCGCGCCAACACGCACATTCCACGCCCGCGGCCCACTCCCCGCACGAAGTGGGCTTTGTCTCGCCCCCTGTCCCTTCGCCCCCGGGGAAGCAGCAGCGAAGTACCCCAAGAGGAAAGGGCGGGACCGGGAGGCGAAGGCTAGGAGCGCCAAGGCCCCGCCGGTCCCCGACCGGGCGCGTTTCAGCGGGCGGACGGCGGGCACCCGACTCCGCGCTGCGCCAGCCGAGCCATCGCGGGGCGCGCGTCCCGCTCCGGGCCCCGGGGCTCAGCGGGCCCGGCTCGGGCGGCGCGCAAGGGCCAGGCCGAGGTCACCGAGCGGCGGGCTCTGGCCGCGGGAGCGCCGCCCCGGACCGGCAGCAGCATGGGCGGCGGCAGCACTGGGCGGATGAAGGATGCTCTGCAGCTGGACGCTCGGGTTTCGCCGCCCCGGCCAAACCGGGCAGGAAGGACCGCGGGGCGGGGCGGGTAAGCCCCGAGGCTGGCGCAGTCACGGCCGGCGGACGCAGCTGGAGGCGAGGAACAAAGCCTTGGCGAGCGCCGGGTGCGCTGGTGCCCGGGGAGCAGCCGGTGCAAGCGGACCGTGCAACGCAGAACCCGGGCGCAAGTCGCGGCTTCCGGGCTTGGCTCAGCTCCggccgccgccgcccccgccgcctCAGGGCCGAGGTGCCGCTGGCCGCGTCCCCAGCCCGCCCATCGCCCACCCGGCTCCACTCGGGCCCTCGTCGCGCATGCGCTCCGTCCCCCCCTTAA